The genomic DNA AAGTAGCAGCACATAAAGTGAAACCTGATTTAGCCATTGCGGTTGATGTCGGTGTTGCATATGATACACCAGGACTTGAAAGTGATGGCGATGTGAAAATAGGTCAAGGACCAATCGTCTTAACATTAGATGCTACAAATGTGGGTCATGTAGGGCTTATTCGCCATGTTAAAAAGGTCGCAAAAGCGCATAACATTGAATTACAATGGGATTCAATGCCGGGTGGCGGAACAGATGCTGGGAATATGCATACCGCATTAGATGGTATTCCTTCTATTGCGCTATCAATTCCGTTACGTTATATGCACTCAAATGTATCTGTTATTGACCAAAAAGATTATCAAAAAGCAGTTCAACTGGTGACAGAAATCATTCGTGCACTCAATGATGATGTTGTTGATGAAATCATCTGGTAATTAAATCGTGATACTAAAGTAAAAAGCAATGAAGGAAATGGCTGAGAACATTTTCTTCATTGCTTATTAATGATACGAAAAATATTAAATTAATGGTGATGCATGTCCATGTTATGCATGTCATGAATTTTCATCATTAAGCCATGTGGAACATCATCATGTGATACGATTTGTTTTTTAACGAAATGATCTGGATCATCTTTTTTAGCTGTTAATTTAACAAAGTCGCCTTTTTTAGGTTGGAAATTATTATCCGTAGGGATTTTAACGTTTTCTTTAACCGTCTTATCAGATTCACTGATTACTTTTTCAGCTGTTGTGCTGTCTTTCATATATCCGTAATATATTTCTTTTTGACCAGAAAGCATCATCGCAACAACGACACCTACCGTCACAATTAGCATCGCAATAATGATGATAATACCAAGAGATTGTTTTTGCTTCATTATTTCTCGCTCCTTTATATAAAATGTGAACTCTAAGTGTTGTATGAGGTGACTCAAAATAACAATCGTCAAATCTTTGTCACACTCTTATATTCCATTGTAGCGAATTCGTTTTAAGACAGAAAGTAAAAGTTAGAGTAAAATATGTCGTTTTTGTGTCTTGCATTTATTTTGAAAAATTATATAATTAGGCTGTAAAAGAAATATATTTGATTATACGTTCTAAAAGTGTACTATTCATTTTAACCTCAAAAAAGTAGAGGTGTTGTTATGAGTTTTTATGATTTTATGTTAGATTTTTTAGGCGATGATACACCTCTTGGGACGTTGGCCGCACATCTTGAAGAAGATCCATCTTACCCTAGAGAATTAATTCAGCCTGAAGAAATTTTATTTTACTTTAATCAACTCGATACTGTAGATAATGAATTGATTGAAACAGTGAAACGTGCGATTCAATTGTATGGGGCAAAATAACTTGATATACGATTTAATAATGAAAGCATGTAAAAGTCATGTTTACAGTCGAATATGACACGGGAAAGCCTATTTAGGTTTTATCCGTGTTTTGTTTTACAATTAAAAGGCAATCTTAATTTGAAGATGACATTGCATTTCATGTAAGGAGGAATCATATGTCAGAACAATTACTGAATCATAAAATTCAAAATCAATGGCTACGCGTAATTGGCATCGTGTTGATTGCCTCGACGTTACGTGCGCCACTTACGTCTGTTGGACCTGTCATTGACCCAATAAAGCAAGATTTACATATTAATAACGGAATTGCAGGACTGATTACGACAATCCCGCTTATCATTTTCGGTATGGTGTCACCATTTGTAGCACGTATCCTTTCTCGTATTTCAATGTCACAACTTTTATTTATGACGCTGATTTTGACTGTCATCTCATTAGTCGTGAGAGTTTCTGGTGGTGTGAGTGCCTTTTTCATTGGCACACTGTTTTTAGGTATAGCGATTGCTTTAGCGAATGTGACTTTACCCGCATACGCAAAAGCATCTTTTCCATTACAAATTGGCCTCATTACGGGCATTTATAGTGCAACAATGAACTTTACTGCAGGATTGGGAGGCGGATTGAGTTTTCCGCTTGCTTCTTTATCGCCCTTGTCTTATCGCCTTTCACTCTCGTTTTGGATTATTTTCGCAATACTGGCACTCATCGTGTGGCTTCCGCAACTCAAACAAAATCCCCATGTTTCAACACAAACAGGTCATGGATTAAAAAAGCCAATTTATCGCTCTAAAATGGCTTGGGCAGTCGCTTTGACGATGGCCTTTCAATCGATGATGTTTTATAGTATTGTCGCATGGTATCCTTCTATTTTAGTAAGTAAAAGGATTGCACCCGAGACGGCGGGCTACTTTCTGATGCTGAATCAATTCGCACAACTACCGATGACCTTTGTGTTTCCAATTATCGCTGCTAAAATGCAGACACAGAGAAGTCTCGTTATCATTATTACATGCCTCATGGGATTGGGATTTAGTTTATTACTTAGTCAGCAAGTGGTGGTCTTGCTCATTGCGATGATATTGACAGGAATGGGCATTGGCGCATGTTTCAGTTTATGTATGACACTCTTTTCAATTCGTTCGCGCACGACTGCTGGAAGTACGATGTTGTCAGGATTTGGGCAATCTATAGGGTATTGGGTTGCAGCTTTAGGACCCTTTATTTTAGGTGTAGCGCATGATCACTTTCATGGTTGGACCATCGCGATTATATTATTTTTTGTGATGGTCGTCGGTGTCTTCGCTGCCGGGATGTATGCCACACAAAATGCATATATTGAAGATCGATAAAGCAAAAAGGAACGTCGCTAAGAAATCTATCATTGAATGAAGATTTTGTGCGTGCGTTCCTTTTTTATATCGTATGTGAATTTCACAACACGTCTGAGTGACGTGTTGCTTTATTTTTAATAATTTTAATGAGTTTCATGACTCCCTGTGGTAATGTCGTTTCGTATGATGTATGTTCAAAGTGATGTAATTGAATATGAAATAAGAGATGATTTGTCATATGAATAGAAGAGACAAAGTGTCTTGGGACGTAATAATCTTGCGTTTGCACATGCATGATATGGTCTAGGTTGCTGTATGTGGGGTGGTAAGTATATTCAACCACAAAATGACGATGCAATTGGTTGGTACCATATAAATCAAAAGAAACATTTTTGGGCGCTTGATCTGCATGAAATAACAAAATTTCATATGCATACGCGGTTTCATGAATGAGATAGGTAGATGTTCGAACACTAAACGTATGGCTAAAAGGTTGCAATAAATTAAATACATGTTGAATGGCATTATGATGACCGAAACGATTATAAAAGCCGTTATTTTGGCTGTCCTTGGAAATCAGTGGTAAGCATAGCGCATCTACATTCAGCCAAAGCTTAAGAAGTTGCTCTTCACGTGGCATCGCATGTTGTTTCGCTGTGAAAAGTTGTGGCACTGATTTGATAATCATCGGTGTTTGCGCAAGTTGATATTCTTGTCGCAACGTTTGTATCACTTGCGCAAATTTTGACTCAAATTGCGTATGTAAATCAAGGTGATACATATAAATTTGGTTGAGTTGTAAAGCATCCAACATATAATAATCAAAAACGATGCGTTGTTGAAGTAATAACTTTAATTGCGCTTTTTTACTTGGTGTTAAAGGTAGCGCAATATCAAGTGTGAACTGACTATCCGAATGTAAAGCTTTCACTTTTTCAATGATAGATTGAATTTCATGAACAGATAGAGATTCATGGTCTAATATGATATTGAGCTTGAATTTATGCTGATTAAAATCATTAGGCTGCTGTTCTATGATACGTATTAACGGATAATAGAATTGATTTTTAAAGATTTCATACGCTTGTAATGAATGGATTCGATATGCCACTTTATAACCGTATTCACATAGCAATTGACTGAGTAATTCAATATGATGTGTATGTCCAAAATGAAATGTTTCAAGATCTGATGGATTAAAAAACAACTGAATGGCATGTGCATGATGATGTGCCTCTAATTGATTTTGACTACCAAATATTTGACTGATGTCGTCTAAGTTAACGATTTCAAGTAATACTTCTTTCTTTTCAATCCATTGAGGTGGAGTGAGTTGATCTAAAAATATGTCCACCTTATGTGGTGAAGGAATTGTACTGGATTTTCTCAAATGGGTATCAAAATATTGTGTATCGAAAGGGACGACCGTGACTTGATGACTTCTTTTTTGGCTTTGTTTGCGAAATTCTATCGGACTGATACCTACAAAACGCTTAAACTGCTTAGAATAATGGTTGTAGTTTGTAAAACTGTATTGTGTCGCAATTTGATTAATCGAATCATGCGATGTGGCTAGGTTGTACATAGACAATGCGATTTTCATTGAAGCGTAGTATTTTTTAAAATTATAGTCTAAGTATTTGCCAAAAAGGATAGACACATAGGATTGGGAAACAAAGAAATGTTCACTTAATTCTTGTAACGATAGGCGATATTTGGCGTGTTGATGTACATAATCAATCATATTATTAAATAAAATACTATTCACGTGTATATGCGGGATATAAATTCGACCCAATTCAATGAATGTTTCATTGTAGAGTAATTTAATCAAAGTTTGAATGTTTTCATAGTACATATCACTGTTTTCTTCAACGATGAGATGTTTTATGATTTCTTTAATTTTATTATGAGAAGAGAGTTTATTAGGATTAAAATAACCTAGGAAATAATCAGCATTAAATTCAGAAAAATACTGTAGAGGCACTGTCAATTTGACGATGGCTTGCGCTTGGGTCACTTTGACTAAGTCATTGTGATTCACGATGGCAATTTGATGATGAAAGTGAGTCACTTTACCGTTGAGCTCGAGTGTCAGAACGCCTTCAAACGAAACAAATAATTCTACATGATTAAAAACACGATAAGCAGAAGACGTATATTGTTTCATTAGTTCAATATTAATGCCTTGCATAGTTGACCTCTTTCAAGTTTCTCAAGTCCGGAGAAACTAGTTGATAAATATACATCATTATAAAAATATCGATTCCTTTTCTACAATAATATTGTGTACATTGTATAAGGAATGACGCATATTAGAAAATAACGGCATAATTAATGTGTCATAAGTGTTAAAGAAATGGAATAAAGTTAAATTAAATGCTTAAATAAGTAAAAAATACGGCATATATTTATAGGGAGTTATATGAGTAGTGTGTATAAAGCTTAAACAAGGTGTTAAAAAAGTCTGACGTTGTTTATAGAGGGTTAAAAAATCAGTTAAAGTATGATGGTGCGAAGAAAAGTGAATTAAAGAATAAAATGATAATCAATGATGGGCATGTGAAGATGTAGCAAAAGCATTTTCTCATGCCCATCATTGATATAGAGGATAGGCAAGTCCTGTATGGATAAACGATTACGGAATCACGTCAAAGTTTGTCGTTGCGCCATAAAAATGTAAACATGACTACGACGAGAATAATTGAAATTACAATAATAATAATCCATGAAAGCGCGCTTTCGGTATTAATAGGTAAAGGTACATTCATACCGAAAAAACTAAATACAAGCGTAGGTAAAGTGAGCAGCACGGTAAAAATAGTCAATGTTTTCATAGTGGTATTCAGTTGGTTTGATAACAAAGACGCATATGAATTCGACATACTTTCAACAATACGTAAATATAATTCAGTCGTTTCAACCGCTTGTTGGTGCTCATTTTGTAAGTCTTCTAATAATTCTTCGTCATCGTCAAAGCGTTTAATGGCAGGCAAACGAAATAGAGTTC from Staphylococcus schleiferi includes the following:
- a CDS encoding DUF4889 domain-containing protein, giving the protein MKQKQSLGIIIIIAMLIVTVGVVVAMMLSGQKEIYYGYMKDSTTAEKVISESDKTVKENVKIPTDNNFQPKKGDFVKLTAKKDDPDHFVKKQIVSHDDVPHGLMMKIHDMHNMDMHHH
- a CDS encoding YozE family protein; translation: MSFYDFMLDFLGDDTPLGTLAAHLEEDPSYPRELIQPEEILFYFNQLDTVDNELIETVKRAIQLYGAK
- a CDS encoding helix-turn-helix transcriptional regulator, producing the protein MQGINIELMKQYTSSAYRVFNHVELFVSFEGVLTLELNGKVTHFHHQIAIVNHNDLVKVTQAQAIVKLTVPLQYFSEFNADYFLGYFNPNKLSSHNKIKEIIKHLIVEENSDMYYENIQTLIKLLYNETFIELGRIYIPHIHVNSILFNNMIDYVHQHAKYRLSLQELSEHFFVSQSYVSILFGKYLDYNFKKYYASMKIALSMYNLATSHDSINQIATQYSFTNYNHYSKQFKRFVGISPIEFRKQSQKRSHQVTVVPFDTQYFDTHLRKSSTIPSPHKVDIFLDQLTPPQWIEKKEVLLEIVNLDDISQIFGSQNQLEAHHHAHAIQLFFNPSDLETFHFGHTHHIELLSQLLCEYGYKVAYRIHSLQAYEIFKNQFYYPLIRIIEQQPNDFNQHKFKLNIILDHESLSVHEIQSIIEKVKALHSDSQFTLDIALPLTPSKKAQLKLLLQQRIVFDYYMLDALQLNQIYMYHLDLHTQFESKFAQVIQTLRQEYQLAQTPMIIKSVPQLFTAKQHAMPREEQLLKLWLNVDALCLPLISKDSQNNGFYNRFGHHNAIQHVFNLLQPFSHTFSVRTSTYLIHETAYAYEILLFHADQAPKNVSFDLYGTNQLHRHFVVEYTYHPTYSNLDHIMHVQTQDYYVPRHFVSSIHMTNHLLFHIQLHHFEHTSYETTLPQGVMKLIKIIKNKATRHSDVL
- a CDS encoding CynX/NimT family MFS transporter, which gives rise to MSEQLLNHKIQNQWLRVIGIVLIASTLRAPLTSVGPVIDPIKQDLHINNGIAGLITTIPLIIFGMVSPFVARILSRISMSQLLFMTLILTVISLVVRVSGGVSAFFIGTLFLGIAIALANVTLPAYAKASFPLQIGLITGIYSATMNFTAGLGGGLSFPLASLSPLSYRLSLSFWIIFAILALIVWLPQLKQNPHVSTQTGHGLKKPIYRSKMAWAVALTMAFQSMMFYSIVAWYPSILVSKRIAPETAGYFLMLNQFAQLPMTFVFPIIAAKMQTQRSLVIIITCLMGLGFSLLLSQQVVVLLIAMILTGMGIGACFSLCMTLFSIRSRTTAGSTMLSGFGQSIGYWVAALGPFILGVAHDHFHGWTIAIILFFVMVVGVFAAGMYATQNAYIEDR